In Eleginops maclovinus isolate JMC-PN-2008 ecotype Puerto Natales chromosome 19, JC_Emac_rtc_rv5, whole genome shotgun sequence, the sequence GAACTGTAGCACAGGCTAGTTAGATTagtgcagaggtgggagaagtactcagaacttgtacttgagtagaagtagaagtactcagatcttgttctggagtaaaagtagaagtactcagaacttgtacttgagtagaagtagaagtactcagatcttgttctggagtaaaagtagaagtactcagatcttgtacttgagtaaaagtagaagtactcagatcttgtacttgagtaaaagtagaagtactcagatcttgtacttgagtaaaagtagaagtactctggtctTACTTGAGtataagtagaagtaccagagtgtaggaatactctgtcacagtaaaagtcctgcattcaaaatgttcctccagtaaaagtagaaagtactctcatctaaatgtacttaaagtagcgacagtaaaagtagtcattgtttgattggtccatttcagaataatatctctgatatgttttataatgattgatcattaaagtgttctcagagctggtaaaggtgcagctagtttgaatggctttgtatactacagggtagctgctggatttactccaggagaactaaagtctgatttaagggtgattatatttaccaccattaatccagatctgtaaagtaactgaaggattaaataaatgtaggtgCTAGTGTTAATTTAGTAAGGTACCCAAAAGAAACAAGGAACACATGAAGTAAAGAGATATTCCAGACCATGTCCAGACTAGACCATGTAGTGCTGTACTCAATTGTGCACAGCTGCTGCGCTCTTACAGGAAGTGGCTATCTATGaaattagctagctagcttctTAGCTTACAACTTTATAGTTTGTAGTAGCAAATCATTACAGACTTCTAAATGAACCCAATAAATCAAATAGTGGCTTCTTCCTGACAATATTGTAGTGTAGTTTTTGAACAACAATTTATGCTAGAAACAAATGTTTCAGGTTTTGTGCTCCTTCTGTCCTCAACTTCTTTACAGTGAGGCTGCTGTTGCCAATGAGAGGTTACCTACAGTACACATCTTGGCATGAATAATCATAGTGGgccaaaaaaacacagacattcaGACAAAGCAGATGGGTGTCAGCGATGGTCCAGAAAACAGGACAACAAGGAAATACACACTTACCGACTCCCAACAAAACACACTCCAGACTTACTTCAGATATTGATATATTACCTGGCAGAGCAAAGATGAGTTTCCGTGCTCCATCAATGTCCGCTGTGGCAAAGGTAGTAGGAAGACTGAGGAACAGAAACCCACGGGTCATTACTTTCCCTCTATGTCATAATATTATCATTGGTAGAATTAGTACTATGATAAATCAGGTATAACGTCTGGAGCCGCTTCATGGACGATAGGACAAGAACAGCTACTTAATACAAACTCTATGGCAACATAGCGTTTTGCTACATTAGACTGAAGTTGTCATGTTGTCCCAGggacaaaaaaggaaatgagatTGGGAGGCAGTTAACTTACTTTCAACGCATCCTATTCTTCACTGATAATGCTAcattatggaaaataaaatcaatgtagAAATTGGCAGGAGGTGAAAACGTTTGTATTAGCCTGCTAGCTCTCTGCTGGCTTTTAACATCCTGGTGTGTTCAGTATTAGCTCTATGGAGTTAAAATGAGTACAGGGCAAAGGTCAATTACAACTTTTAAACATATGTTAGAATGAAATCTTGTTAAATGTGGTTTTCAGCAGAAAACTTGAATAAATAAGTGTATCAAGGAGATATCCTGAGTCCACTTTAAAACAGAAATTAGATAGGAAGTTTAAAGTCATAATTCCCTATGTAAAGACACTGTTCAATTGGAAGTGAGGGAGTGTATGATTTAGTTTTTGGGATCTATTGGTTTATTTTCGTGGTATCCACTTGTTACTGGTATTGTGACCAGAACAGACAATGAAAGGGATACTGATTATATgtctttgattttctttttttctaccaAAATGAGCTTTATTCTTTTGCATTGCTCTCAGTTTTTGAACTGCACCCAAAAAGCAAGAATACACCCATGGGTTCTTTCAGTGTCATCTATAACATCTTGCCTAATTCCTTGTCTATGAAGTAGCTCTAGACTTAATAAGGACATCAAAGATGTGAGTTTATATGTAAGATTTTGAATCCGGGAAAGAGTAGAAAAAGGGCGTCGTTCCCCTTAAAAGCAGTACAAGCAGTTACAATCACAGAAATAGAATGAGAAAAAGCAGTTCTACAAGTGGAAACACTAACTGCAGTACATTGCTCACCAGGGGTCAATAAGAAAATGAATTTGCATATAAAACCAACCCATTCCCCCACCTTAATTACCCCCAGCCACACTCCACCCCTTTCCCCCATCTCACCCTGGCTTCATAAAGACTCGTCCAAAGTGGATCTGAGCATGAAGATCAATATCCAGCACCTGCTTTAGGTAGTCCtgacaaaacatacaaacacagacaggtggaTAACAATAACACTGTACAACTGAAACTTAATAAAGCAAAAGAATACAGTGAaaaacgtttatgatactttgGCTGCCTACTTTTTAAAAGAGCAGAATATCTACTCAACATGTCATGAGATGAGATGAGTGATGGTAAGTTACCTTCTCTCCCATGGACACACCCCCTGAGGTGATGATGACATCGGCACGACTGATTCCCTCATGGAGAGCCGACAGCAAGTCATCAGGGCTGCAAACACAAGCGTGACACATTCAACTCTAAGAGGGAGTGCAAgacagcaggataatctccacgttTTAACAACACGTGTCTGATTTTTGAAGCAAAATGCGATTGCCAGAAGAAAAAAGGTAACATTAAACTATTTGGAACCTGTAAAAGTTTTGAACATtaaccagtggggtatttactgatgtattatACTGTGTCATAGAACGATGCATTAAATCTCATAAGTTTGTGTTAAGCACAGATCATATTTAGAGAATCTAACCAAAGACATGATCAACTTATATTAAAAAGGGGGCCCATGAtggctaaaatgctaactcatttctgttttttagcTTTCAATGCTGCACAATTGCATTTCAGTGAACACAAGCAATGAATCAAATATTTCTGGGTTTCTGATTGCACAAGTTACCTGACAGTGCATGTTTAGAAGCaatcaaataacaaaaatgcCAACTCATATTTTatggactcattcctgcaccaccctATACAGGCAGATTGTATTTTGTATGAATCTAAAATGCTCCTACTTGTCTCCAACAATGCCCAGGTTGATGGTAGGATATCCATGTTCCTGGAtggtggacagcagagttgagCGGTTGGAGTCTCTGATTTTCCCTGGGTGGAGGTCATCCTCTGGATTCAACAgctacacacaccaacaaaaacagagagaattTTTACCGGTATCTTCACTCTGTAGCAAATCCAAAACACTCAAtgcaaagataaaaagaaaagtatgtcTGTAATTTATCTAGTCTGCACGTACCTCATTTCCAGTGGACATGACAGCCACCACAGGGAACTTGTGCACGCTGACCTCCGTCACCCCCACTGTAGCCAGCAGGCCGATCTCTGACGGGCCCATATGTGTTCCTTTAGccaacacacactcccctcgCCTGATGTCATGACCTATTggcctgtgcacacacacaaatatgtatgTTAGGTTTGCTTAGCTACAGATGCACGTTACATATATCCAAATGATGTGCAGCGAAAAGGGTTTATTCTGAAACGCAGTCAAAACATACAGGTTATTTTTTAACATCATCTTCACGTTAATCCAACGTTGACCTCTTCTTTTACTTAATTTGATATCTTGATTTGACATAaactgtttatatattttttttaaaaacccacaCAGAATATAGCTATGTTCTATCCACTGCTGGACAGCATTCAAGTATGCAGGTAGGATGATAGGTGAATTGGCTTGTGCATATTCAACCACGTTAATAAAGCTAAAAGCCCAGTAGGATTTCCAGCTTTACTTTTATCAAATTGTTTATAAACAGACTGAAAAGCAGAGGACCAAGGATTGAACCTTGGGGAACACCAAATTGTATGCAGGGAGTCATTGGCTTTATAGTGTAGCTTTTATAGTTattagcattcatttaattctttaaagcatttttttttacctgatgTCTTGTCCGGGTCGAGCCTGGACCATAATCCTCACCTCCAGCTCCTCTGTGCCCTGAAATATGCCAGATAATcaatatatttgtaataaaacacctactgtaaaactaaaagtaaccTGAAGTTCCATCGTTACTAGTGTACTTACATCCTCAGACTCCCTCAGAAGCTCTGTGTCTTCTACCTGGACCACAGCATCAGCACCACAAGGTATCGGAGCCCCGGTCGTCACCCTCATCACCTGACCTGGCATAACTGTGTGGGTGGGCTGCACGCaatcatacacaaacacaagataAATGATGCTTCATTGTGATTAGCTCAACAGTTTCAAGACTTTGCAACCAATGATGTGAGTGGCTGAGAGTTaatcttttaaaacacacagacacccccACCTGGAACGATCACTTGATGCTGGTCAATGCGCTCACACAGTTAAAGTAGGAACCATATTTTAGTAACTGCATTAAAAGGATTAACAGTAGCAATACTTTTAGTGAAGGTATGTCTTTTACTGTGTGCGGTGTTATCCACCATGCTGGATGTAAATGGTTGTATTAGTATAACTGATAATAGTTGTGTTGTTAGCAGTGCTGTAACTTGAAAAGGTAATGGTTCCAGGTTGTTCCACATTAGCCCAGTGTTAGTGTATTATAGCTGACCTGCTGTCCAGCCTGTGATTCTCCCATGATGAAGCGATCTCCCGGGCCGTCCGCGGCTACAGCACAAACATAATGACGTTAGTTTAGGTTAATGATGGACATTAGACCATGATTATTGATTTTTAGGCAACAGCAAAGAGGACAGTTTCTATACACAATGCTGTGACAaatacattcatacatttaaaagcagagACATTTGTAGGCATCAGATAAGCCAAATTTGAAATGGCAATTTAATATATCCTGTTTTACAGGCGTGTCCCTGACCTGGGCTCCCTTGACATAAAGCCAATgtgatttttccattggattttggaatattgaaGGAAATAAGCACTTTGGTAAACACACGTTTATGCATGTTTTGtacagcaggataatctctacCTTTTAACACAATTTTGATGGTTTTATAAGCATTAATGCAATTTCCAGAAGAACTCTAGGCTATAAAAGGAACTACGGCAGGGTCATATGACTTCAAGtgaccaccgctaagctaatggcggCTTATGTTCAGCATGGTTACGTTTAATCGTCTGAAATTCAAAAAAACTTTGATTCTGATACGAGGAAGACGGACGTGGAGAAATGCGAacacatttctgggttttaggactcactCCGGCATGACTCTAAAAGTAAAAGATGATATTAGTTGTCTCACCTCGTACAGCATAGCCATCTTTAACGGAAGCCGGGAATGGAGGAAGGTTGTCTTTGGCATAGATGTCCTGAGCGAGCACTCGACCCAAACCGTCTTGAGAAGACAGCAACCACATCAAATTAGTGCAAACCATATATTAGCAACAATCACAACAAATGATatctccaaaataaaaaatgtattcggACAGAGCAGGATACACACTGAAGACTCACCTCTGTAGTTAATGACTTCAATTCCCAGAATAGGTGTCATCTCTAGAACAGTGATGAAGGCTTTGTCCATTGACGTCAATGGGAACGGAGACATGCGATGACGACGTGCCACTTTACTGATGTCCACTGCACTgtggcctacacacacacacaattagggGTAAAGGGGTTAAAGCCAGTGGCGAGTATGTTACTTTAAACAGTACCATTAGGATTAAAAAGTCTCCACAGTTACTTACTGGCCCTCAGAATGTTCTCGTTACTGCCACATCGTGACTGAACctgaagagagacagacacatatTCCATGATTGGTCATTTTGTCATGCAAATATATGGTAGATGATTTCAGTACTTATTCATAACAGAAAAATCTAGCAAATGAATTCATGTGGATGTATCTGTTCTTAATGTCTAATATACAGGACATGGAATCATAAATAACGTGAGTTTTAGCTGTGGAGGTCAAAACCAGCACACAAGCAGCTTTGTGTCTGATACtatacacacattttagatGAATGACTGAAGATATTTATAATTCAGTTGCCAAACTTCACAGTCTCATTCACTCCCACTCAATTCCAAACAAATCACAAGTCCTAAGACTTATAACCTTTTAAGGGTCATCCATCCCTGTGAATGGGAGGACGACTGCTTACTGTCCAACACTTGGTCATATATTACTAGCCAAATTGAGACAGTATTGGAAGTCACATTTAATAAGCCAATCCATAAGACTCCTTATGCAGAGTTAAAAGTCAATGAAATGGTTACAgtggaaacaaaacaactctCAAAAATATCTTAATAAAAGCAATCTTTTATATATAGTttttcataaacaaaataaatataaaaaaaggaaattcagaaaataagaaacaactCTATAATCAAACAGAAAAGGTtcttaaatgttgatattttattaataatataaattcTTGGCAAGCTCTATGAATCATAGTCATCAAGCATAATGCACAGTGAAAAAGTGCTACACATTTCATTCAAGTgccacatcttttttttttaaacgttatAGTTAAAACAATAGGTTATTTCCTGTACTCATGTGTACGTGCATGCATGAAGGTTTGTGCGTGTACCTTGGGTGTTGGGCATGAGGCGGTGGAAAGGCGGGAGGTCGCCTGTGTTGCCCGCGGTGACTCAGAAGGGGTAGAGCTTAGAGAGGCTGAATCTCGAGGAAGCACCTGAACGCCTCGAGAAATGATAGAGTCCGGGAtctacaaacaaatacatatacaacaaacttagcgggagtCAAAGAATTTCCTTCAGCTGTTTTACCGTCTACTACAACTAAGACTGTGGCAAATTGTCagcaataatataatatagacCACGGCTGTAATGAATTGGCAACATCACTGATTGTGAGCTCTTCATGTGAAATAAGACAACTCTTACTTAAGCGTCAGGATTTAAATTCATCTTTACTAAGTTGATAAGTTTAATAAGGACTTGTATCCTATAAGACAAATGGATTAGTTCTTATACAAAGCTGCATTACTTTTTTTGGCCACCTGGGGGCAGCGGAAACAAGCCGTCAAAATAACTTCGACATATCATGACTTAAAGAAGTTGTTATGACAAACAAGGAGAATATGGCTAATGTAAGGCTTCAAAAGAACAACATCATcactgctaagctaaatgtggctaatgttgggaCTGATGATGATTAGTAGTCTCTTTTAGTCACACGTTAGCAACTGCCGCTTTTATGCCACATAGAAGCTGTGggcattcaccagtggggtatttaatGGCGTATTGGTTTTTTGTCATAAAACAAGAAGTGAAAATctgttcagcttgtgttaacgACAGATCCCGTTTCAggcatcttaaaaaaaaatacataaaaaaacttTACTTCGAGATGATGGAACATGAAGTGATGAAATGCTAACTCATCTTTGGTTTCACTTAACTCAGCAGGTTTATTCATGATTCATTTTACTGAGGCTCTagacacattttcaacatttaaaagagaTTAAAACAACTGTAATCTAGGTATGAAGAACAACACAGTGTATGTGAAAGACATGATGAGCCGAccaatgagaggagaggagaggtgggtGTCTCACCTGCTGGTCatgggaacaggagcaggtgAAATGAGTGGGCGGGGCAGGTGTGTTGCCGGGCAGGTAGGGAGCCCCCTTAGCCATGACCACAGCATGGCTCGTctgatagacacacacacaaacaaacatgcatgcgGGGTAGgtacaaacagacagacaaacagacagacacgtGTCCCCGTAAACAAACAGGTGAATGAGATGAAATGGAGTGCTGCACAGTggcaaatgaatgaatgaaacacaaaaagatgACATTTTTACGTATAAGCTGCTCTTTTGACTTCATAAATGCTCCTTTCAGTTTTCTTCTACTTGCCGATTAAATTAGA encodes:
- the gphna gene encoding gephyrin a, giving the protein MAADGMVLTNHDHQTRVGILTVSDSCFRNLAEDRSGVNLKDLVHDPSLLGGVIAAYKIVPDEIDEIKDTLLEWCDEQQLNLILTTGGTGFAPRDVTPEATREVIEREAPGMALAMLMGSLNVTPLGMLSRPVCGIRGKTLIINLPGSKKGSQECFQFILPALPHAIDLLREAVVRVKSTHAALEQLPSPSPLLPNTHIDTHSNMHTMERGTQCEDEEDEEEDMRRGRHVHNHHHHHHQHGSSHITAAAIAAKTSHAVVMAKGAPYLPGNTPAPPTHFTCSCSHDQQIPDSIISRGVQVLPRDSASLSSTPSESPRATQATSRLSTASCPTPKVQSRCGSNENILRASHSAVDISKVARRHRMSPFPLTSMDKAFITVLEMTPILGIEVINYRDGLGRVLAQDIYAKDNLPPFPASVKDGYAVRAADGPGDRFIMGESQAGQQPTHTVMPGQVMRVTTGAPIPCGADAVVQVEDTELLRESEDGTEELEVRIMVQARPGQDIRPIGHDIRRGECVLAKGTHMGPSEIGLLATVGVTEVSVHKFPVVAVMSTGNELLNPEDDLHPGKIRDSNRSTLLSTIQEHGYPTINLGIVGDNPDDLLSALHEGISRADVIITSGGVSMGEKDYLKQVLDIDLHAQIHFGRVFMKPGLPTTFATADIDGARKLIFALPGNPVSAVVTCNLFVIPALRKMQGILDPRPTIIKARVMCTHTHTHTQKACLAQSTGNQVSSRLMSMRSANGLLMLPPKTEQYVELRKGEVVDVMVIGRL